One window of the Eucalyptus grandis isolate ANBG69807.140 chromosome 8, ASM1654582v1, whole genome shotgun sequence genome contains the following:
- the LOC120287122 gene encoding uncharacterized protein PHLOEM PROTEIN 2-LIKE A4-like yields MEEKTKEGSAPVRPAEARRPPLLAVTLVRRVTNADSSIGVEELCNRVYGGVIIKDKKQDYKQKFWVDEVFQKNCFLLLAKKLSISWIENKQYWGWINEAEECYNGEEDIPVAKLLSVCWLQISGTFRTIKLSPKTTYEVAFVVKRSVDSSGWNVPVNLNLTLPDKTTQGRIENLLVKPKGEWIDIPVGTFMTSPENVGEIRFSFSETDDHWKSGLLVKGVVLRPQD; encoded by the exons atggaagagaaaactAAGGAAGGCTCAGCTCCAGTAAGACCAGCTGAAGCGAGAAGGCCTCCTCTCCTCGCCGTAACGCTTGTACGAAGAGTGACGAACGCGGATTCCTCGATCGGCGTCGAAGAGTTGTGCAATCGGGTCTACGGTGGAGTGATCATAAAGGATAAAAAACAGGATTACAAACAG AAGTTCTGGGTCGACGAAGTCTTCCAAAAGAACTGCTTCTTGTTGCTTGCTAAAAAGTTATCCATCAGTTGGATCGAAAATAAGCAATACTGGGGTTGGATCAACGAGGCGGAAGAATG TTACAATGGCGAAGAAGACATACCCGTGGCGAAGCTGTTGAGTGTATGCTGGCTACAAATTTCCGGCACGTTTAGGACAATCAAGCTCTCTCCAAAGACCACATATGAGGTTGCCTTCGTGGTGAAAAGGAGTGTAGATAGCAGTGGGTGGAACGTTCCGGTGAACTTAAACCTCACTCTACCGGATAAAACCACGCAGGGACGCATTGAGAATTTGTTGGTGAAGCCGAAGGGTGAATGGATAGACATCCCTGTTGGTACATTCATGACTTCTCCGGAGAATGTTGGCGAGATAAGATTTTCCTTCTCCGAAACGGATGACCATTGGAAGTCCGGACTCCTTGTCAAAGGTGTTGTCCTTCGACCACAGGATTAA
- the LOC120287123 gene encoding probable disease resistance RPP8-like protein 4 has translation MAASEMTASLVIDKLQHRLSERDILSSGLPDQINTAVNHLQTILTTLKLLQSGTDNDQQSGDHGSGLLGRARDAVDCADKFLLGASRHLMSRKGRLMKMWALVRFMSLRIRVRASGRKERDFITRVQKLSTHLSQMQDLPPYDLFTLEENASSGNMHRGNVRWNGKVESDIVGREDEECELLARLTLKDGDQDALRLCVIPVVGEEAIGKTALVRSVYNRLEIDHSFQCRVWVHVPKKFALKDLLVEILKQTPGHGRPHEPPPRLKEWKQSHHHHWDPEIPSIIDHWASPLELHQLDADQSELLLKECGSISEDSGLKASILSKCSGSPPRILLLGGLAAASGHSSPAMVDQLADNATLCDIVSLSYHKLPNLLKPCLLYLCLFPKDSDISTRRLFRLWHAEGLVPVLKFTTMGCLEELVGRNLVHVHYFRSIRALIMVKNLSLLMAAHGLSSIRKSAETGDHCPGNIHLRHIRSYVTFKTQKQGTRSREVEELLRPLISKGVCGLLRVLDLERTYKPLLPDELGNVLLNLRYLGLRWTVLDSIPESVGNMSCLETLDLKHTNVSKLPSSIWKVKSLQHLYMNEVCFDKSTSGGSLSNLQTLWGLYIGSAKSPMLDVLSKLTRLEKLGLTCDSPVMKKATECILKLTKLECLKLRSRDVFGQPSDLNLSDMSGVELISDLYLLGSLLSDTARTSLRARLSEAAWSSFLGT, from the exons ATGGCAGCTTCCGAGATGACAGCTTCACTCGTGATCGACAAGTTGCAACACAGACTCTCCGAGAGAGACATTCTCTCCTCTGGATTACCAGATCAAATCAATACGGCCGTTAATCATCTCCAGACAATCTTAACCACCTTGAAGTTACTGCAATCTGGCACCGACAACGACCAGCAAAGCGGCGACCATGGATCTGGCCTCCTAGGTCGAGCTCGAGATGCTGTGGACTGTGCCGATAAGTTCCTCCTGGGAGCATCACGACACTTGATGTCCCGTAAGGGCCGCCTCATGAAAATGTGGGCATTAGTCCGCTTCATGTCGCTCAGGATACGGGTGCGCGCCTCCGGAAGAAAGGAACGCGATTTCATCACCAGAGTTCAGAAATTGTCCACTCACCTGTCCCAAATGCAAGATCTGCCTCCTTATGATCTGTTTACTCTTGAGGAAAACGCTTCATCGGGGAATATGCATCGAGGGAACGTACGTTGGAATGGGAAGGTTGAGTCTGACATTGTGGGGCGTGAAGATGAAGAGTGCGAGCTCCTAGCTCGGTTGACCTTGAAAGATGGCGATCAGGACGCGTTGAGACTTTGCGTTATTCCGGTGGTGGGAGAAGAAGCCATCGGCAAGACGGCTCTCGTGAGGAGTGTGTACAACAGACTCGAGATAGATCATAGCTTCCAATGCCGCGTCTGGGTTCATGTTCCCAAAAAATTCGCCTTGAAAGATCTCTTGGTGGAGATACTGAAGCAAACACCT GGACATGGACGTCCTCATGAACCTCCTCCTAGACTCAAGGAATGGAAGCAGAGTCATCATCACCACTGGGATCCTGAAATCCCATCAATTATAGACCATTGGGCTTCTCCTCTCGAGTTGCACCAATTAGATGCAGACCAGAGCGAGCTCTTGTTGAAGGAATGCGGCTCCATTAGTGAAGATTCGGGGCTCAAAGCAAGTATTCTGAGCAAGTGCAGTGGCTCTCCTCCTAGGATTTTGCTGCTCGGAGGACTTGCGGCCGCGAGCGGTCATTCTTCTCCTGCCATGGTGGACCAGCTCGCTGATAATGCCACGCTTTGCGATATCGTGTCCTTGAGCTACCACAAATTGCCTAACCTGCTCAAGCCCTGTTTGCTTTACTTGTGCCTCTTTCCCAAAGACTCGGACATCTCGACAAGGAGGCTCTTCCGGCTATGGCATGCCGAAGGATTGGTCCCAGTGCTCAAGTTCACGACCATGGGGTGCCTCGAAGAATTGGTTGGTCGAAACTTGGTTCATGTG CACTACTTCAGATCCATTCGGGCCCTAATCATGGTGAAGAATCTAAGCTTGTTAATGGCTGCTCATGGATTGTCAAGCATCAGGAAGAGTGCTGAGACAGGGGATCATTGCCCCGGAAACATCCATCTCCGACACATCCGTTCCTACGTAACCTTCAAAACGCAGAAGCAGGGGACTCGTTCAAGGGAAGTGGAAGAGCTGCTTCGGCCCTTGATTTCAAAGGGAGTTTGCGGTCTGCTCAGGGTGCTCGATCTGGAGAGGACTTACAAGCCGTTGCTTCCGGACGAACTTGGCAATGTACTGCTGAATTTGAGGTACTTGGGATTGCGATGGACGGTCCTTGATTCAATCCCTGAATCAGTTGGGAACATGTCCTGCCTTGAGACATTGGATCTGAAGCACACTAACGTTAGCAAATTGCCGAGTTCAATTTGGAAGGTGAAGTCCCTCCAGCACCTGTACATGAACGAGGTTTGCTTCGATAAGTCCACCAGTGGTGGTAGCTTGAGCAATCTCCAAACCTTGTGGGGCTTATATATTGGATCTGCTAAGAGTCCCATGCTTGATGTGCTTAGTAAATTGACCAGGCTCGAGAAATTGGGTTTGACGTGTGATTCTCCAGTGATGAAGAAAGCAACCGAGTGCATTTTGAAGCTCACGAAGCTTGAATGCCTAAAGCTGAGATCGAGGGATGTCTTCGGTCAGCCCTCAGATCTCAACTTGAGTGACATGAGTGGAGTCGAGCTGATTTCGGACTTGTACTTGCTCGGGAGCCTCCTAAGCGACACGGCCAGGACGTCCTTGAGGGCTCGCCTCAGCGAGGCGGCTTGGAGCTCCTTCCTCGGAACCTGA